A single Nitrospira sp. DNA region contains:
- a CDS encoding hydroxymethylglutaryl-CoA lyase: protein MTPSGTHDLRRPAVRIIEVAPRDGLQHESVFLPTARKIALINALSRTGVAEIEAGSFVSPTAIPQLADADEVFRSIERIPGVTYSALVPNERGLERARAAAVTKIALFTAASETFTRHNIKATIHESLMRFRPIVRAAERDGMLVRAYISTIAFCPYEGPIAPARVLEVMTQLLELGVKELSLGETVGKAAPADLRRLLDTVIPHVGPARLSLHCHDTYGMGIANVLTAWEEYGLTAFDCSAGGLGGCPYAPGASGNVATEDVVFALKASGAVVPVDERIVSACAQQFAEALRHPLHSRLSQVLRRSEPEAAMQV from the coding sequence ATGACTCCCTCCGGCACACATGACCTTCGGCGACCGGCCGTCCGTATCATCGAGGTCGCTCCACGAGACGGCTTGCAGCACGAATCTGTCTTCCTGCCGACAGCGAGGAAGATCGCGCTGATCAATGCCCTCTCGCGGACCGGCGTGGCGGAAATCGAAGCCGGCTCGTTTGTCTCCCCCACCGCTATTCCCCAGCTGGCGGATGCGGACGAAGTCTTCCGGAGCATCGAGCGCATTCCCGGGGTCACCTATTCGGCGCTGGTGCCCAACGAGCGAGGCCTCGAGCGGGCACGGGCCGCAGCGGTCACAAAGATTGCGTTGTTCACAGCCGCCTCGGAGACGTTCACCCGCCACAATATCAAGGCCACGATCCACGAATCACTTATGCGGTTCAGGCCCATTGTCAGGGCAGCCGAACGTGACGGCATGCTGGTCCGGGCCTACATCTCCACGATTGCCTTCTGCCCGTATGAAGGGCCTATCGCGCCGGCGCGCGTACTGGAGGTCATGACGCAGCTGCTCGAACTTGGCGTGAAGGAACTGTCGCTGGGCGAAACCGTCGGCAAGGCTGCTCCCGCTGATCTCCGGCGATTGTTGGACACCGTGATTCCCCACGTCGGCCCGGCCCGATTGTCGCTGCATTGTCATGACACCTATGGCATGGGAATCGCGAATGTGCTGACAGCCTGGGAGGAGTATGGCCTGACCGCGTTCGATTGTTCAGCGGGAGGCCTGGGCGGCTGCCCCTATGCGCCAGGCGCCTCGGGCAATGTGGCGACGGAAGATGTGGTCTTTGCCCTGAAAGCGTCCGGTGCGGTGGTGCCTGTCGATGAGCGGATAGTCTCGGCTTGTGCGCAACAGTTTGCGGAGGCCTTGCGGCATCCGCTCCATTCCAGGCTGTCGCAGGTGCTGCGCCGTTCCGAACCAGAGGCGGCAATGCAGGTGTGA
- the meaB gene encoding methylmalonyl Co-A mutase-associated GTPase MeaB → MNHACLNRSAMQREAETLAAQVTQGTVRAIARVISLIENRDPVGTAVLARLTPSLCQSALIGITGYPGTGKSTLIDQLISAYRRLGQKVAVLAVDISSPVTGGAVLGDRIRMQQHADDAMVFIRSMATRGHQGGLARATGEALQVLQAAAYDVILIETVGVGQNELEIVQVAPIVIAVVAPGLGDEIQAMKAGLLEIADIVVMNKADHDGADHTLRDLREHCRTVLSTVAHTGDGISDLIAAIAEYQRRRDLQGPSGRKADAPLVSRGGSSPN, encoded by the coding sequence GTGAACCACGCATGTCTGAATCGCTCTGCCATGCAGCGTGAAGCCGAGACCCTGGCGGCGCAGGTGACACAAGGCACCGTTCGGGCCATCGCCCGCGTGATCTCGCTCATCGAAAACCGGGACCCCGTCGGAACCGCAGTCCTGGCGCGCCTGACGCCTTCTCTCTGCCAGAGCGCGCTCATCGGCATCACGGGATACCCCGGCACCGGAAAGAGCACGTTGATCGATCAACTCATCAGCGCGTACCGGCGGCTCGGACAGAAGGTCGCCGTGTTGGCGGTCGATATCAGCAGTCCGGTCACCGGTGGTGCGGTGCTTGGCGATCGCATCAGAATGCAACAGCATGCCGATGATGCGATGGTCTTCATCCGGAGTATGGCGACACGCGGGCACCAAGGCGGGCTTGCGCGCGCGACTGGTGAAGCGCTGCAGGTGCTGCAGGCCGCGGCCTATGATGTCATCCTCATCGAAACCGTCGGCGTTGGGCAGAACGAACTGGAAATCGTGCAGGTCGCCCCCATCGTGATCGCCGTGGTGGCGCCCGGGCTCGGCGACGAAATCCAAGCCATGAAGGCCGGCTTACTGGAGATCGCGGATATCGTGGTGATGAACAAAGCCGATCATGACGGGGCCGACCATACTCTGCGGGATCTGCGCGAACACTGTCGAACGGTGCTCAGCACGGTCGCGCACACAGGCGACGGCATATCAGACCTGATCGCCGCTATCGCCGAGTATCAGCGGCGCCGGGACCTCCAGGGCCCCAGTGGGAGAAAAGCTGACGCCCCTCTCGTCTCTCGAGGAGGCTCGAGCCCGAACTAG
- a CDS encoding MmgE/PrpD family protein: MLADHLAQYTRSLCYDDLPEAVVHEVKRRLLDSLGCAFGAWNAPPCSIAREMARSVKVPNGATVWGTGQKTLPDLATFANGAMVRYLDFNDTYLAKEPAHPSDNIAAVLAAGEMAHASGIRVIQAIALAYEIQCRLCDAAALRPRGWDHVTYGPISSALGAAKAMKLSEPQTRQAINLAAVANVALRQTRVGDLSMWKACAFSNAARNGLFAALLARLGMTGPAPIFEGEKGFMKLVSGPFDLARLGGQPGIDGAPVPFKILDTYIKHYPVEYHAQTAVEAALALRMDLIEKEGPDAIHALADVEVGSYEVATDIIGRDPEKWRPATRETADHSFPYCVAATLLDGRLTLNSFSAKRLADPSLRTLMSHIRVTPLPEFDGLYPSRMPTRLTATTTTGATYRAQVDLPVGHPDRPLSDQQVEDKFRRLASRRLGGTRLARLITCVRNLEQVEDIGTLMPLLKVTA; encoded by the coding sequence ATGTTGGCCGACCACCTCGCACAGTACACACGGTCGCTGTGTTACGACGATCTCCCGGAGGCCGTCGTGCATGAAGTGAAGCGTCGACTCCTGGACAGTCTGGGCTGCGCATTCGGCGCCTGGAACGCTCCCCCCTGCTCCATCGCACGGGAGATGGCCCGGTCAGTGAAGGTCCCGAACGGGGCCACCGTGTGGGGCACGGGACAGAAGACGCTGCCGGATCTGGCAACGTTCGCCAATGGCGCCATGGTCCGCTATTTGGATTTCAACGATACCTATCTGGCGAAGGAACCCGCTCACCCTTCGGACAATATCGCGGCGGTGCTCGCCGCGGGAGAAATGGCCCATGCCTCCGGCATCCGGGTCATTCAAGCCATTGCGCTGGCCTATGAAATCCAGTGTCGGCTGTGTGATGCGGCCGCATTGCGCCCGCGAGGATGGGACCATGTGACGTACGGGCCGATCTCCTCCGCGCTCGGCGCAGCCAAAGCGATGAAACTATCGGAACCGCAAACCCGCCAGGCCATCAACCTCGCCGCGGTCGCCAACGTGGCCCTGCGGCAAACCAGAGTCGGGGACCTCTCAATGTGGAAAGCCTGCGCATTTTCCAACGCCGCCCGCAATGGCCTGTTCGCGGCCCTGCTGGCCAGGCTGGGCATGACGGGACCAGCGCCCATCTTCGAAGGAGAAAAAGGATTCATGAAACTGGTGTCCGGCCCCTTTGATCTGGCCCGGCTGGGCGGACAACCAGGCATTGACGGCGCCCCCGTACCATTTAAAATTCTCGACACGTACATCAAACACTATCCGGTTGAATACCATGCCCAGACCGCCGTCGAAGCGGCGTTGGCGCTGCGAATGGACCTGATAGAAAAAGAAGGGCCTGATGCGATTCACGCCCTGGCCGATGTGGAAGTCGGGAGCTACGAGGTGGCGACGGACATCATCGGCCGCGATCCTGAAAAGTGGCGCCCCGCGACGAGGGAAACAGCCGACCATAGTTTTCCTTACTGCGTCGCCGCAACCCTGCTGGACGGTCGCCTGACACTCAACTCATTCAGCGCCAAGCGGCTGGCGGATCCGTCGCTGCGCACGCTCATGAGCCACATTCGCGTCACTCCCTTGCCGGAATTTGACGGCCTCTATCCCAGCCGCATGCCGACGCGGCTCACAGCCACGACCACCACAGGCGCCACGTACCGTGCACAGGTGGACCTGCCAGTGGGGCATCCAGATCGCCCGCTCTCGGATCAGCAGGTGGAAGACAAGTTCCGACGCCTGGCCTCACGACGGCTCGGTGGAACCAGGCTCGCGCGCCTCATCACGTGTGTCCGTAACCTGGAACAGGTAGAGGACATCGGCACCTTGATGCCGCTCCTGAAGGTCACCGCATGA